The DNA sequence CGGATTTGCGTTCGGGATCGTCAGCAACGTCTCCAACTCGAGTCAGGCGTCCAATCAGGCGCTGGACCTCTGCCGGACCGCGAAGGGCGCTTCCTCCGACGCCCGCAGCGTCTGCAAGGTCGTGAAGACGATCAGCCAGCAGTGCGCCGCGGTGGCGATGGATCCCAAGAAGGGCACCCCGGGCGCCGGCTGGGCCGTCGCCTACGACAAGAAGACGGCGGAGTCGCAGGCGCTCGCGCAGTGTTACGACACGGCGGGGACGGGCCGGCAGTCGTTCTGCGTCGTCTCGGCCTCGCAGTGCGACACCGGCATGGGGGCCACGAGGGGCGGACAGTAAGGCGCGCGCGGAATTCGTGCGGTGTTTTGAAACGCGCTATACTGGGAATATAGTGCGGGATACACCATAGTTCGGATGAACAGGAGGTGGAAAACGATGCTGCTGGCCGGGTTGCTGCTTCTGGTCGGCTTGGCGCTGTGGGC is a window from the bacterium genome containing:
- a CDS encoding DUF4189 domain-containing protein, which encodes MGQMHGGAAGTRALIAAAVVSVVGAAWPAAAFADGALAIGQPSDVANHGFAFGIVSNVSNSSQASNQALDLCRTAKGASSDARSVCKVVKTISQQCAAVAMDPKKGTPGAGWAVAYDKKTAESQALAQCYDTAGTGRQSFCVVSASQCDTGMGATRGGQ